One window of Pseudacidobacterium ailaaui genomic DNA carries:
- a CDS encoding DUF4097 family beta strand repeat-containing protein, translating to MVSVFQKSSAVLLLLCPAALFAADGTFDKTLHVNGPATLSISTGSGSIRVTAGQDSRIHIIGHVHAGKWGSWMDSSSPEQRVQQIVSNPPIEQNGNTVSIGKHLNEHNVSIDYDITAPKGTDLSASSGSGDIHITNLSGPAKISTGSGSIDASGLSRQVLLETGSGEIRAEMLASDNVKAQTGSGSIRLKNVQGALFAETGSGDLEIQGQPTASWKLETGSGSITMITGDAHFSLDASSGSGSIHSSQPLTIHGNLNSHHVMGDIHGGGPTVRAETGSGEIQIR from the coding sequence ATGGTATCTGTCTTTCAAAAATCGTCTGCAGTTTTGCTGCTGCTTTGTCCCGCGGCCCTGTTTGCCGCCGACGGCACTTTCGATAAAACACTGCACGTCAATGGTCCGGCAACACTCAGCATCAGCACCGGGTCCGGTTCGATTCGGGTCACTGCGGGACAGGACTCCAGGATTCACATCATTGGACACGTTCATGCCGGCAAATGGGGCAGCTGGATGGACAGCTCTTCACCCGAGCAGCGAGTACAACAAATTGTTTCCAACCCTCCGATTGAGCAAAATGGCAACACGGTTTCCATTGGAAAGCACCTGAACGAACACAATGTTTCGATTGATTACGACATCACAGCCCCGAAAGGTACAGACCTTTCCGCAAGCAGCGGCTCTGGCGATATTCACATCACCAACCTGAGTGGCCCGGCAAAGATCAGCACTGGCTCGGGATCCATTGATGCCTCGGGGCTGTCTCGCCAGGTCCTACTCGAAACTGGCTCCGGAGAGATTCGCGCGGAAATGCTCGCATCTGATAATGTCAAGGCGCAGACCGGCAGCGGAAGCATTCGTCTGAAAAATGTTCAGGGCGCCCTTTTTGCCGAAACTGGCTCAGGTGATCTGGAAATTCAGGGACAGCCTACGGCCTCATGGAAACTCGAAACCGGCTCGGGCTCCATCACCATGATCACAGGAGATGCACACTTCTCGCTGGATGCGTCCTCCGGATCTGGCTCCATCCATAGCAGCCAACCTCTGACCATCCACGGCAACCTCAACTCTCATCACGTCATGGGAGACATCCACGGAGGAGGCCCGACAGTTCGTGCCGAAACTGGCTCCGGGGAGATTCAGATCCGCTGA
- a CDS encoding helix-turn-helix domain-containing protein, protein MKTSAARSEVREVMDIRQAAEYLGISPDTLYKYASESFVPAFKLGNRWRFKKSRLDDWMDQQSGGASRAEIRVVRPRQKKPVRAAR, encoded by the coding sequence ATGAAAACGTCAGCAGCGCGCAGTGAAGTTCGTGAGGTCATGGACATTCGGCAAGCAGCAGAATATCTTGGCATCAGTCCCGACACTCTTTATAAATATGCCTCGGAAAGCTTTGTTCCCGCTTTTAAACTGGGGAACCGCTGGCGGTTCAAAAAATCGCGGCTGGACGATTGGATGGACCAGCAATCCGGCGGAGCTTCCCGGGCGGAGATCAGGGTGGTCCGGCCGCGGCAAAAGAAACCGGTCCGGGCGGCACGATAA
- a CDS encoding VOC family protein — METTEARLIPHLTVSDAAAAIDFYKKAFNAVEVARHIAPDGKRIMHARVELFGSALMLNDDFCDYTGGKSNTPEALSGSPVTLHLQVDDARRVWDLAVAAGAKVVMPLQEQFWGDIYGMFIDPFGHKWSVGETVKKLSETQIQEGAKQAFGHAPRA, encoded by the coding sequence ATGGAAACGACAGAGGCACGATTGATTCCGCACCTGACGGTGAGCGATGCCGCAGCGGCCATTGATTTTTATAAAAAGGCCTTCAACGCTGTGGAAGTTGCCCGGCATATCGCCCCGGATGGAAAACGCATCATGCATGCTCGGGTGGAACTCTTTGGCAGTGCATTGATGCTGAACGACGATTTTTGCGATTATACCGGGGGAAAAAGCAATACCCCGGAGGCGCTCTCCGGCTCTCCGGTGACATTGCACCTGCAGGTAGATGATGCACGCCGGGTATGGGATTTGGCGGTGGCAGCAGGGGCCAAGGTTGTCATGCCATTACAGGAACAGTTTTGGGGCGATATTTATGGCATGTTCATCGATCCCTTTGGCCACAAATGGTCCGTTGGAGAGACCGTGAAAAAACTCAGCGAGACCCAAATTCAGGAAGGAGCAAAGCAAGCCTTTGGGCATGCCCCCAGGGCTTAA